In Haematobia irritans isolate KBUSLIRL chromosome 1, ASM5000362v1, whole genome shotgun sequence, a genomic segment contains:
- the LOC142221350 gene encoding fork head domain-containing protein FD4-like, which produces MPRPSRESYGDQKPPYSYISLTAMAIWSSPEKMLPLNEIYKFITDRFPYYRKNTQRWQNSLRHNLSFNDCFIKVPRRPDRPGKGAYWALHPQAFDMFENGSLLRRRKRFKLQKNDKDILNEELSALANLNKYFYNSNCTGSNLLDSGRTIDTSAHLISDRNFYMTRVPSLTGVLDVSAPQLSISSEKFVHPCEDVTLLELQQSSSNFFSPLESYAFSAKSLPLRSSRPKRSFTIESLISPDERKCNRHLYGANNEADDTVIRDSVNVEDASEPQIRLSTQFRITSPAKYTNVQRLHNESHNVPLPPLHTITAAANLGLFHHSAGNIERNARQKIELPISSSILALHPTPYNTRSEYTLPHILQHSADIHQRNSTSSIHII; this is translated from the coding sequence ATGCCAAGACCTTCGCGAGAATCATACGGTGATCAGAAACCACCTTATTCATATATTTCACTAACAGCAATGGCTATATGGAGTTCCCCTGAAAAAATGCTaccattaaatgaaatttataaatttatcacAGATCGTTTTCCTTATTACCGAAAAAACACACAAAGATGGCAAAATTCGTTGCGGCACAACCTCAGCTTTAATGATTGTTTTATCAAAGTCCCACGCAGACCCGATAGGCCAGGAAAGGGAGCGTACTGGGCGCTTCACCCGCAAGCATTCGATATGTTTGAAAATGGAAGTTTACTACGCCGAAGGAAGCGCTTCAAATTACAGAAGAATGATAAGGATATTCTTAACGAAGAATTGTCAGCCCTTGCGAACctaaataaatacttttataaCTCAAATTGCACTGGGAGTAATTTGCTGGATTCGGGGAGAACAATAGACACATCGGCACATTTGATAAGCGACAGAAACTTTTACATGACAAGGGTACCGTCTTTGACAGGTGTTCTTGATGTCTCTGCCCCTCAATTATCAATCTCGtcagaaaaatttgttcatcCTTGTGAGGATGTAACCTTGCTGGAATTACAGCAAAGTTCTTCGAATTTTTTTTCACCCCTTGAATCTTATGCATTCAGTGCAAAATCATTGCCCTTAAGATCTAGTCGACCAAAGCGATCGTTTACCATTGAAAGTTTAATATCTCCCGATGAACGAAAATGCAACAGACATTTATATGGTGCAAATAATGAAGCCGATGACACAGTAATTCGTGATAGTGTAAATGTTGAAGATGCATCGGAACCACAAATACGCTTATCGACACAATTTAGAATAACATCTCCCGCGAAATATACAAATGTTCAAAGGTTACATAACGAAAGTCACAATGTGCCCCTACCGCCATTACACACTATAACTGCTGCCGCAAACCTTGGATTATTCCATCATTCAGCTGGTAATATTGAAAGAAATGCTAGACAGAAGATTGAGTTACCAATTTCTAGTTCGATATTAGCGTTACATCCTACGCCTTATAATACGCGCTCAGAATATACTTTACCCCACATTCTTCAACACTCTGCAGATATTCATCAGCGAAACTCAACTTCCAGCATCCATATAATTTAG